In the Ensifer adhaerens genome, one interval contains:
- a CDS encoding ribbon-helix-helix domain-containing protein, whose product MSVKSSISLTDQQDAFARSLVESGRYPSMSSVLQHGLELLRQKTESEAVETAALRELVQQRLNGPMISATEIESRVAAMIERKRRVVRVDS is encoded by the coding sequence ATGAGCGTGAAATCCTCGATTTCGCTGACGGACCAGCAGGATGCGTTTGCCCGTTCGCTGGTGGAGAGCGGCCGGTATCCCAGCATGAGTTCCGTTCTTCAACATGGCCTGGAACTGCTACGCCAAAAGACCGAATCTGAGGCCGTCGAAACCGCAGCGCTCCGCGAATTGGTCCAGCAGCGATTGAACGGGCCAATGATTTCTGCGACGGAAATAGAAAGCCGCGTCGCGGCAATGATCGAGCGGAAGCGACGGGTTGTTCGTGTGGACTCTTGA
- a CDS encoding type II toxin-antitoxin system RelE/ParE family toxin, which yields MPQLRMLPSALADLVNILEYITRQSGSLVAGRRFVGELRQKCRTLADLPGTLGRSRPELRADIRSSAHKGYVIFFRYVDDRFEVVNIIEGHRDIDELFSSADIDE from the coding sequence GTGCCGCAGCTTCGTATGCTGCCTTCGGCGCTCGCTGATCTGGTCAATATCCTCGAATACATCACCCGCCAAAGCGGCAGCTTGGTCGCGGGCCGCCGTTTTGTGGGGGAACTTCGGCAAAAGTGCCGCACACTTGCCGACCTCCCTGGCACACTCGGCCGATCGCGACCGGAATTGCGGGCCGATATCCGCAGTTCGGCGCATAAGGGATATGTCATCTTCTTCCGCTACGTCGATGACCGTTTTGAGGTAGTCAACATCATCGAGGGACACCGCGACATCGATGAGCTGTTTTCCTCGGCCGACATCGACGAGTGA
- a CDS encoding type II toxin-antitoxin system ParD family antitoxin, with protein MNVSIGDRWEAFVSNIVKDGRYGSASEVVREGLRLVEEREQKLRALSSLLNKSIAEGGEVSDADIDAALEAKAAQLTKEGF; from the coding sequence ATGAACGTTTCCATTGGTGACCGCTGGGAAGCTTTTGTATCTAACATCGTGAAGGACGGCCGTTACGGCTCCGCCAGCGAAGTGGTGCGCGAAGGCCTGCGTCTGGTCGAGGAACGCGAACAGAAGCTGAGGGCGCTGAGCAGCCTCCTCAACAAGTCGATTGCCGAGGGCGGTGAAGTGTCCGATGCTGATATTGACGCGGCGCTGGAGGCCAAAGCCGCACAGCTGACCAAGGAAGGCTTCTAA